Proteins found in one Aspergillus chevalieri M1 DNA, chromosome 2, nearly complete sequence genomic segment:
- a CDS encoding uncharacterized protein (COG:S;~EggNog:ENOG410PZJX;~antiSMASH:Cluster_2.1): MDKLSGLASKLGGKGQSNQQGGSSSGGSGNQEDYVDKGLDSVEKKFGADPSKLRDTNEKVTDAGRQQFESRTG, from the exons ATGGACAAGCTTTCCGGTCTCGCATCCAAGCTCGGCGGCAAGGGCCAGAGCAACCAGCAgggcggcagcagcagcggtggCTCTGGCAACCAGGAAGACTACGTCGACAAGG GTCTCGACTCTGTTGAAAAGAAGTTTGGCGCCGACCCGTCCAAGCTGCGGGACACCAACGAAAAGGTCACTGACGCCGGTCGCCAGCAGTTTGAGAGCCGGACTGGGTAA
- a CDS encoding uncharacterized protein (COG:G;~EggNog:ENOG410PK1X;~InterPro:IPR020846,IPR011701,IPR036259;~TransMembrane:4 (i47-64o90-110i117-136o142-163i);~antiSMASH:Cluster_2.1;~go_function: GO:0022857 - transmembrane transporter activity [Evidence IEA];~go_process: GO:0055085 - transmembrane transport [Evidence IEA]), which translates to MDKTTEEFVEYRGTKDDQTEQDILYQAYAAKGPEWHQRMTRKVLRKVDWHLLPFLVLMYLLNFLDRNNLSQARLGTLEKDLGMKGTDYNLATSILFVGYLLMQLPSNLLLTKIRPSLFLGISMAIWGVISACQAAVTSFTGLVVARFFLGFVEAPFFPGAVMLMSSWYTRQEVCLPNTQ; encoded by the exons ATGGACAAGACAACCGAAGAGTTCGTGGAGTACCGTGGGACAAAAGATGACCAGACAGAGCAAGATATCTTGTACCAGGCCTATGCCGCCAAAGGGCCGGAATGGCACCAGCGAATGACCCGGAAGGTGTTGCGCAAGGTCGACTGGCATCTGCTGCCGTTCCTAGTGCTGATGTATCTGTTAAATTTCTTGGATCGAAA TAACTTGTCGCAAGCACGTCTTGGTACTCTCGAGAAGGACCTGGGAATGAAGGGGACCGACTATAATCTAGCGACAAGCATCCTCTTTGTCGGTTACCTCCTCATGCAGCTGCCGTCGAATTTGCTTCTGACAAAGATCCGACCGTCGCTTTTCCTGGGCATCTCCATGGCCATCTGGGGAGTCATCTCGGCCTGTCAAGCGGCAGTAACTTCGTTCACGGGGTTGGTGGTGGCCCGGTTCTTTCTGGGATTTGTTGAGGCACCATTCTTCCCTGGAGCCGTGATGCTGAT GTCGAGTTGGTATACCCGGCAAGAGGTTTGTTTGCCAAACACGCAATGA